The Marinitoga sp. 1197 genome includes the window ATTAATTTTAATTTCTCTTTTGATTTATTTTCATCTTTATCCTTAGAGTAAATATAAATCTTTAATTTAGGCTCTGTTCCAGATGGTCTAACCGCATACCATGAGCCATCATCGAAGAAAAATCTTAATACATTTGATTTTGGAACATCTGTTTCATTTATTTCATTTGTGGTTAAGTTCATATCTTTTTTTTCTAAATAATCAATGTATCTTATAAGTTTCATATTGCCAATTTCTTTCGGAAATTCTTTTCTGTATACTTCCATAATCTTTTTCATCTTTGCCATACCTTCTAACCCTTCGATGATAATTGAAAAATTATTTTCAAAATAATAACCTATTTCATTATATAAATCATATAGTACATCTATTAGTGTTTTTCCTTGTTTTTTATAATATGCAGCAGCTTCTGAAACAAACATAGAAGAGATAACGCCATCTTTATCTCTTACGAACGTGCCTGTTACATATCCTATGCTTTCTTCATACCCGAATTCGAAATCATATTTTCCTTCTAATTCATTTTCTAATCCACAGATATTTTTAAATCCTGTTAATGTTTCAAATGTAATTACACCATATTTTTCAGCTAATTCCTTTCCTAAATCACCCGTAACTATTGATTTTATAATCATTCCTTTTTCAGATAATGTTCCTTTTTCTTTTCTTCCTTCAATAATATATTTTATTAATATAGCTCCAGTTTGATTTCCGTTTAAAGGCACATATTCTCCTTTATGTTTTACCATTACAGCAGTTCTATCACAATCTGGATCGGTTGCTATTATTACATCAGCATCTTTATTTTCAGCCAATTTTTTTGCATATTCAAAAGCTTTTATATCTTCAGGATTAGGATATCCGACGGTTTTAAAATCTGGATCCGGATTTTCTTGTTCAGGTACAACAAATATATTTTTAAAACCCCTTTCAGCCAGTACTCTTCTAACTGGTTTATTTCCGGTACCATTAAGAGGTGTATATACAATTTTAACATCTTTATCAATATCATCTCTTATTGCTAATCCTTTTACTTTTTCTATATATTCATCTTCAATATCTTTACCAACATATTCTAATAAACCTTTTTCAAGAGCTTCGCTTTCAGAAATTTTCTTAATCATTGAGAAATCTGTTAATTTTTTGATATTTTCCATTACCGGGATAGCCACATCATCCAATATTTGAGAACCTTGTTCCCAGTAAACTTTATAACCGTTATAATTTTTTGGATTATGGCTTGCTGTAATTACTATACCAGCAGCAGTATTTAATCTTCTAACAGAGAATGAAAGTAAAGGTGTCGGTGCGATATGATCAAACAAGTAAGTTTTTATTCCATTAGCTGCTAAAATAAGTGCAGCTGTTTTGGCGAATAATTCCGAGTTATGTCTAACATCATATGCTATAACAACTCCACGTTTCACATATTCTTCACCTTTTGAAATAATGAAATCTGCCAATCCCTGTGTTGCTTTACCCACTGTATAAATATTCATTCTATTTGTTCCTGCACCTAATATACCTCTTAATCCAGCAGTACCAAATTCTAATTCTTTATAAAATCTTTCCATAATCTCCTTTTCATTTTCTCTTATTGATAATAATTCTTTTTTAGTTTCTTCATCCACATGGGGGCTGTTTAACCATTCTTCGTATACTTTCATGTAATCCATCATCATCACTCCTTTATCATTTTCTTATCCTCCACCAAGTAGCGGTAATATTTGTAATTCTCCATCTTTTATTTTTTTATCCATTGAGATAAATTCATTGTTATAAAGAAATTTAACTCTCATTGTAATATAACTTTCTTGACCATTCAGATTTACATATAATTTCAATACCATATGATCTTTTTCTTTTTTTATTATTTCAAATTTTGATTTAATCTTATTTCCAATTATTTTTAATAATTCTTCTAGTTCTTTTTCCTGTTCAATATCCAAGTTTATTGATTTTTTGTCAAGAATTGCTCTTAAATTACTCATAAATTTTATTTTCAGCATTTCTTCACTTCCTCATCATAATCACTTTTACCCTAACATCAAATTATACCACAAAAAATATATCATAAAATGATATATTTTTTAACTTTATTTATTTTTTGACTTAATATTTTTACTTAAAGTTTTTTATCTAAATTTTTCTTCATTTCATACATTTTTTCATCAGCTCTTTTTAAAGATTCTATATATGATTCTCCACAGAATTCAGAAAGTCCGTATGAAATAGAAACATCAAAAGAATAATTATTTTCTTTTATTTTTTCAATAATTATTTTCATTTTTTTCTTAATATTTTCAATTGTAGCATCAGGAAATATTAATAAAAATTCATCACCGCCAAATCGTACAGCTATATCCATTGACCTTATATTATTTAAAAAGACATTGGCAACAAATTTTAATACATTATCTCCTGTTAAATGACCATATGTGTCATTTATATTTTTAAAATTATTTATATCTATCATTGCCAATATGGATTTTTTATCATTTCTTTTAAGATATTCAGCATGTTTTAATATCCATTCATTAAAATAATATCTTGAATATAGTTGAGTTAAGGTATCTTTAGTTAGTAAATCTTTATAATGATTATTTTCTTCATTATATTTTTTTAATATATATTGATATCTAACAATGAAATCTATATGTTCTGCTATAGATTCTATTAATTTTTTATCCGTTTCCGAATAGGAGTCTATTCCTTTTTTCCCAAATGAAAATAATCCGTGAATATTTTTTTCAAATCTATATGGAAATAAATATAAGGTTAAATCTTTATACGAATTATCCATTTCATATATATTTATAATGCTTTTATATTCATCTTTTGAAAAATTTGATAAGTCTTGAATATATAATTTTTTTAAATTATTGTTAAAAAAATACCATGGAATACCTTTTTGTTTTTCGTAAATAGTTGTTTCAATTTTTTTATTTTCAAAATAAATTGTTACTTTAGCACTTTTTTTATCTTTTGAAAAAATATTAAAAGCAAATAAGTCTACGAGATCAACTTTTCTTAAATAGTTAAATATACTTTCCATTATTCCAGGCAAATTAAAATTTTCAGTATATGTTAAATTTCTTAAATTATCCAGAATTTCAATTTTTTGATTCATTTGATGTATCATCTTATCTTTTTTATAAATTTCAGTTATATTATGAAAAATCTGCAAAATTATTTTTTTTCCAAAAAAAGTAATTTTCATTGAAAAAATTTTATAAATTTCATTATTAATTTTTTTTATAAAATTCAAATAAACTTTTTCTTTTTCTGTTGATAATATTTGTATCATTTGTAATTTTTCTTTCTTGTCAAAAAATGTAATGTAATCATCCACTGTAATTATTTTCTTTTTCAGTATTTTTTCAATTTCTGAAGAATAATAATATATTTTATCAAAGTCATATATTATTATAATAAATGGCAAATTATTAAGAACTATAAAAATATTTTTAATAGTTCTCCTAAGATTATATT containing:
- a CDS encoding phospho-sugar mutase — its product is MDYMKVYEEWLNSPHVDEETKKELLSIRENEKEIMERFYKELEFGTAGLRGILGAGTNRMNIYTVGKATQGLADFIISKGEEYVKRGVVIAYDVRHNSELFAKTAALILAANGIKTYLFDHIAPTPLLSFSVRRLNTAAGIVITASHNPKNYNGYKVYWEQGSQILDDVAIPVMENIKKLTDFSMIKKISESEALEKGLLEYVGKDIEDEYIEKVKGLAIRDDIDKDVKIVYTPLNGTGNKPVRRVLAERGFKNIFVVPEQENPDPDFKTVGYPNPEDIKAFEYAKKLAENKDADVIIATDPDCDRTAVMVKHKGEYVPLNGNQTGAILIKYIIEGRKEKGTLSEKGMIIKSIVTGDLGKELAEKYGVITFETLTGFKNICGLENELEGKYDFEFGYEESIGYVTGTFVRDKDGVISSMFVSEAAAYYKKQGKTLIDVLYDLYNEIGYYFENNFSIIIEGLEGMAKMKKIMEVYRKEFPKEIGNMKLIRYIDYLEKKDMNLTTNEINETDVPKSNVLRFFFDDGSWYAVRPSGTEPKLKIYIYSKDKDENKSKEKLKLMKDKIMEIINSVE
- a CDS encoding GGDEF domain-containing protein; the protein is MIYSILFFLLLSIFLIIISKYNLRRTIKNIFIVLNNLPFIIIIYDFDKIYYYSSEIEKILKKKIITVDDYITFFDKKEKLQMIQILSTEKEKVYLNFIKKINNEIYKIFSMKITFFGKKIILQIFHNITEIYKKDKMIHQMNQKIEILDNLRNLTYTENFNLPGIMESIFNYLRKVDLVDLFAFNIFSKDKKSAKVTIYFENKKIETTIYEKQKGIPWYFFNNNLKKLYIQDLSNFSKDEYKSIINIYEMDNSYKDLTLYLFPYRFEKNIHGLFSFGKKGIDSYSETDKKLIESIAEHIDFIVRYQYILKKYNEENNHYKDLLTKDTLTQLYSRYYFNEWILKHAEYLKRNDKKSILAMIDINNFKNINDTYGHLTGDNVLKFVANVFLNNIRSMDIAVRFGGDEFLLIFPDATIENIKKKMKIIIEKIKENNYSFDVSISYGLSEFCGESYIESLKRADEKMYEMKKNLDKKL